In Pontiella desulfatans, one DNA window encodes the following:
- a CDS encoding RNA-binding domain-containing protein, which yields MHKRKRRFTRDVLLVLAVLTTAVVVPVAYLATQARRDISEQFIDNVANQAVSGFRAMSLSMEATLGLIHDWGGGGRISIEKGDELAHLLLPVFDRERLLHGVTVAVRDGNSFYLYRTETGFRSRRVALGVEGDNADVVEWSSGHEPVTRSKARSDFDPLNRPWFGPALASGKIHWTEPYTFFTARKVGITASTSFVRKEGNERVVVAFDVLLDEPFAEFYNLAPSENSRVIIFRHDNQLYIPGSGGLQSGFLPMGKVEDNLVRKVHSNWTGEDNLADRVVSIFHDGIVWWCGFRPLDPGNPNTWICVMIPESDILGHAGRRRINLLMLGIGSILGAVALAFWIVRRGRRPFEGAASYFDTEHPEASVRSLIAGGENRAVEFKSTMRMNLHSKKPGKEIELAWLKGVAGFLNTDGGILLLGVTDDGEITGLERDVFENEDKCRLHFKNLIGKHIGADLSKYIRFILVPVDGTTVGVVRCARSGEPVFLKDGNKEHFALNPDFRTTGLSGTCGLSMIQKDAWKWEENEEHSRTSLRPRWRLMPSRA from the coding sequence CGCCGCGATATTTCCGAGCAGTTCATCGACAATGTCGCCAACCAGGCCGTCAGTGGTTTCCGTGCCATGTCCCTTTCGATGGAAGCCACGCTGGGCCTGATCCACGACTGGGGGGGCGGCGGCCGGATTTCGATTGAAAAGGGCGACGAGCTGGCCCATCTGCTGCTGCCGGTTTTTGACCGGGAAAGGCTGCTGCATGGCGTCACCGTTGCCGTTCGGGATGGTAATAGCTTCTATCTTTATCGCACCGAAACGGGGTTCCGTTCCCGTCGGGTGGCCTTGGGGGTGGAAGGGGACAATGCGGACGTGGTGGAATGGTCATCCGGGCATGAACCGGTAACGCGTTCCAAGGCCCGGTCGGATTTCGATCCGCTCAACCGCCCATGGTTCGGTCCGGCCCTGGCATCGGGAAAAATCCACTGGACCGAACCCTATACGTTCTTCACCGCCCGCAAGGTGGGCATCACGGCCTCCACCTCCTTCGTGCGCAAGGAGGGCAACGAAAGGGTGGTTGTTGCCTTCGACGTTTTGCTCGATGAACCCTTCGCCGAATTCTACAACCTGGCTCCAAGCGAAAATTCCCGTGTGATTATTTTCCGCCACGACAACCAGCTGTACATACCGGGTTCAGGCGGCTTGCAATCCGGGTTCCTGCCCATGGGCAAGGTCGAAGACAACCTCGTTCGCAAAGTGCATTCCAACTGGACGGGCGAAGACAACCTGGCAGACCGCGTGGTTTCCATCTTCCACGACGGCATCGTCTGGTGGTGCGGGTTCCGGCCGCTGGACCCCGGGAACCCCAACACCTGGATCTGCGTCATGATTCCCGAGTCCGACATCCTCGGCCATGCCGGCCGGCGCCGTATCAACCTCCTGATGCTGGGCATTGGCTCCATCCTGGGCGCCGTTGCCCTGGCCTTCTGGATCGTGCGCCGCGGCCGCCGGCCCTTCGAAGGGGCCGCTTCCTACTTCGACACCGAGCATCCGGAGGCCAGCGTTCGTAGCCTGATCGCCGGTGGCGAAAACCGCGCAGTCGAATTCAAGTCCACCATGCGCATGAACCTCCACTCCAAGAAGCCCGGCAAGGAGATCGAGCTTGCCTGGCTCAAGGGGGTCGCCGGCTTCCTCAACACCGATGGCGGAATCCTGCTCCTCGGCGTCACCGACGATGGCGAAATCACCGGCCTCGAGCGCGATGTCTTCGAAAACGAAGACAAATGCCGCCTCCACTTCAAAAACCTCATCGGCAAGCACATTGGCGCCGACCTCTCCAAATACATCCGCTTCATCCTCGTGCCGGTGGATGGCACGACCGTCGGCGTTGTCCGATGCGCCCGGTCCGGCGAGCCGGTCTTCCTCAAGGATGGCAACAAGGAGCACTTTGCGCTTAACCCCGATTTTAGGACCACCGGCTTAAGTGGAACCTGCGGCCTTAGCATGATACAAAAGGACGCATGGAAATGGGAAGAAAACGAAGAACATTCACGGACAAGTTTAAGGCCAAGGTGGCGATTGATGCCATCAAGGGCATGA